A region from the Triticum urartu cultivar G1812 chromosome 1, Tu2.1, whole genome shotgun sequence genome encodes:
- the LOC125546875 gene encoding cysteine-rich receptor-like protein kinase 2, with the protein MQPRPGRPRGRHSLPPAAAGVLRCLVLAGAVAVAAAGADAVAAPAILDTVCGSRQAADPESFDVSFVNTLELIYQNVTRSGFGAASSGSGGNFSVFGLGQCLAYLSPTDCQLCYAQSRVKLPHCLPADGGRIYVDGCFLRYGAGDFTAAATDASDTFLCSNDTAPATPAFAAAAAALVRNVTATAPGARGYYYAGSASASAMPTGARVYAAAQCWRSLNATACAACTASARDRVVRQCLPGAAEGYGLNAGCVVRYSTQPFYLPAKAGGGGGSSNRHIIIIVFASILSAMAVVGIVFIWTRMRPRRDDLHDDMDGSGEIIRTIMSSQLGFRYEELRKATDDFNQINKLGQGGYGSVYKGVLPDGREIAVKRLYLNTRQWTDQFFNEVKLVSQVQHKNLVKLLGCSVEGPESLLVYEYLCNTSLDHYLFDAFKKNALDWERRSEIVLGAAEGLSYLHSGSEVRIIHRDIKASNVMLDERFRPKIGDFGLARNFMEDQTHLSTGLAGTFGYMAPEYIVHGQLTEKADIYSYGVLVLEIVTGRKNHNSVASSAEGLSLMSQLWKHYNAGTLMELLDPNLRDQCSEAEALKVFQVGLLCAQASPNLRPPMWKVVEMLGSGDRVLPRPTEPPFINIKGSNAKSESSGSSMSLMSNSDKSPFSTNQLSVSGVQAR; encoded by the exons ATGCAGCCACGTCCGGGAAGACCCCGCGGCCGCCACTCTCTTCCCCCGGCCGCGGCGGGCGTGCTCCGGTGCCTCGTCCTCGCCGgggccgtcgccgtcgccgccgcggGCGCGGACGCGGTCGCGGCGCCGGCGATCCTGGACACGGTGTGCGGGTCCAGGCAGGCGGCCGACCCGGAGTCCTTCGACGTGAGCTTCGTCAACACCCTGGAGCTCATCTACCAGAACGTGACGCGCTCCGGCTTCGGCGCCGCCTCCTCCGGCTCCGGCGGCAACTTCTCCGTCTTCGGGCTCGGCCAGTGCCTCGCCTACCTCTCCCCGACCGACTGCCAGCTCTGCTACGCGCAGAGCCGCGTGAAGCTGCCCCACTGCCTCCCGGCCGACGGCGGCCGCATCTACGTCGACGGCTGCTTCCTCCGCTACGGCGCCGGCGActtcaccgccgccgccaccgacgccagCGACACGTTCCTGTGCTCCAACGACACCGCGCCGGCGACCCCGGCGTTCGCGGCCGCGGCCGCCGCGCTGGTGCGCAACGTCACGGCGACCGCGCCGGGTGCGAGGGGGTACTACTACGCCGGGTCGGCGTCGGCGTCCGCGATGCCGACCGGCGCGCGGGTGTACGCGGCGGCGCAGTGCTGGAGGTCGCTGAACGCCACCGCGTGCGCGGCATGCACGGCCAGCGCGCGCGACCGGGTGGTGCGGCAGTGCCTTCCCGGCGCCGCCGAGGGGTACGGGCTCAACGCCGGCTGCGTCGTCAGGTACTCCACGCAGCCCTTCTACCTGCCGGCGAaagccggcggcggcggcggatcatCCA ACCGGCACATAATCATCATCGTCTTCGCCTCCATCCTCTCCGCCATGGCGGTCGTCGGCATAGTATTCATCTGGACACGAATGAGGCCCAGGAGAGACGACCTCCACGACG ACATGGACGGCTCAGGCGAGATCATCCGCACCATCATGTCGTCGCAGCTCGGCTTCCGGTACGAGGAGCTGCGCAAGGCGACCGATGACTTCAATCAGATCAACAAGCTCGGCCAGGGCGGCTACGGTTCAGTTTACAAG GGCGTGCTTCCGGATGGCCGGGAGATCGCCGTGAAGCGGCTCTACCTCAACACGCGGCAGTGGACCGACCAGTTCTTCAACGAGGTGAAGCTCGTCAGCCAGGTGCAGCACAAGAACCTCGTCAAGCTCCTCGGGTGCAGCGTCGAgggccccgagagcctcctcgtcTACGAGTACCTCTGCAACACCAGCCTCGATCACTACCTCTTTG ATGCTTTCAAGAAGAATGCGTTGGACTGGGAGCGGCGGTCGGAGATCGTCCTCGGGGCGGCGGAGGGTTTGTCATACCTCCACAGTGGCTCCGAGGTCAGGATCATACATAGGGACATCAAGGCCAGCAATGTGATGTTGGATGAGAGGTTCAGACCTAAGATTGGCGATTTCGGCTTGGCAAGGAACTTCATGGAAGATCAGACCCACCTCAGCACCGGCCTCGCCGGAACATT TGGATATATGGCTCCGGAGTACATCGTTCACGGGCAGCTGACGGAGAAGGCCGACATCTACAGCTACGGCGTGCTGGTCCTTGAGATCGTCACCGGCCGCAAGAACCACAACTCCGTGGCGTCATCGGCCGAGGGGTTGTCCCTCATGTCACAG TTATGGAAGCACTACAACGCCGGCACCCTCATGGAGCTCCTGGACCCGAACCTCCGCGACCAATGCTCGGAGGCGGAAGCTCTCAAGGTATTCCAAGTCGGGCTGCTGTGCGCGCAGGCGTCGCCGAACCTCAGACCCCCGATGTGGAAGGTGGTGGAGATGCTGGGAAGTGGTGATAGGGTGCTGCCCCGGCCTACCGAGCCTCCGTTCATCAACATAAAGGGGTCGAACGCGAAGAGCGAAAGCTCGGGGTCATCAATGTCTCTGATGTCGAACTCCGACAAATCGCCGTTCTCGACGAATCAGCTGTCGGTTAGTGGGGTGCAGGCAAGGTGA
- the LOC125546854 gene encoding beta-carotene isomerase D27, chloroplastic-like translates to MAAPTTSRLHRRLLPALPSCTPRAPSFSAPSVQGPSRRPTSRLYCSSPPVGAPPSGKGGEYRPSFADDFLLAFFRAKMVEEVGWDSQKPGYDGLIEVANRLMVKGKSASETEQSAVRVLQALFPPLLLVLFKALLAPIANGQLASMMVARATALSCQWLMGTCSVNSVTLPNGKSLSSGVFVEKCKYLEESKCLGICINTCKLPTQTFFKDHMGVDLYMEPNFEDYSCQFNFGVPPPPPDTDKALKEPCLDICTNARRRRELGSSGGPDGLCPQV, encoded by the exons ATGGCGGCTCCGACCACGAGCCGTctccaccgccgcctcctccccgcACTCCCATCCTGCACCCCTCGCGCCCCGTCCTTCTCAGCCCCCTCAGTCCAGGGACCCAGCCGCCGGCCTACCTCCCGGCTGTACTGCTCGTCGCCGCCG GTGGGAGCGCCGCCGTCCGGCAAGGGCGGCGAGTACCGGCCCTCCTTCGCCGACGACTTCCTCCTCGCCTTCTTCCGGGCCAAGATGGTGGAG GAGGTTGGGTGGGATTCTCAAAAGCCTGGATACGACGGGCTGATCGAAGTTGCGAATCGCCTCATGGTCAAGGGGAAAAGTGCTTCAGAGACTGAGCAATCAGCT GTCCGAGTACTTCAGGCACTGTTCCCACCTCTGTTGCTAGTCCTTTTCAAAGCTCTTTTAGCACCAATTGCTAATGGCCAACTTGCTTCCATGATGGTAG CTAGAGCAACAGCGCTTTCGTGCCAATGGCTAATGGGCACATGTTCAGTGAATTCTGTAACACTGCCCAATGGGAAGTCGTTATCTAGTGGG GTGTTTGTCGAGAAGTGTAAATATTTGGAAGAGAGCAAATGTCTTGGCATTTGTATCAACACGTGCAAACTGCCAACTCAG ACCTTCTTCAAGGATCACATGGGCGTCGATTTGTATATGGAGCCAAATTTTGAAGACTATAGCTGCCAG TTCAACTTTGGAGTGCCACCCCCACCTCCTGACACGGACAAGGCCCTGAAGGAACCATGCTTGGACATATGCACAAACGCTAGACGGCGCAGAGAGCTTGGCAGCAGCGGTGGCCCGGATGGTCTATGCCCCCAAGTTTGA
- the LOC125546844 gene encoding UPF0481 protein At3g47200-like has translation MPRERHFRMPGARGGGGGGGGGDITVHVEYLARTLMQKQEGVAAEEQHRAMATSHRLSRVPLHLRNNNAKDYTPGFVAIGPLHSREDRRLRPAERLKVAYLNSLISRGHPDTAQHLAVIQGYIRVVAAREQEARAMYVGEDVAEIPPDEFIQMMVLDGCFIIEHLINVATGHEEPSLHATPFGPAQLSVDLVLAENQMPFFVLVDLIASTKLPEFEATGYPSPVLLVKLVLYYLAGEKGRDMSEELPPAEGVSHVLHLLHAMITAARTRWEPPPRTIQDGAVIETAQEAARLLRRIPLLLFVPLLYPILPEDKKWSASYGKEDVPAASDLKRMGVQFKKARAGSGSKAVAGIASVLGPVPLAVKLTQHEDRLHLPQLRVEFRTAPLLLNLMAFEQSASASMKTPMDVSAYVCFMAKMVQSAEDAGVLAAAEVVQQHGGAGNETKEAVARFFRTMGVASEAAAGGELLVTSYLCVLLEKLRERSRHPLYVMWADVQRNYFTLPWAVVIEVVALVTFVSTMVQTYTSVKYHS, from the coding sequence ATGCCTAGAGAGCGGCATTTCCGCATGCCCGGCGCccgtggcggtggcggtggtggcggcggcggggacatCACGGTGCACGTCGAATATCTGGCGCGCACCCTGATGCAGAAGCAGGAGGGCGTGGCGGCGGAGGAGCAGCACCGGGCCATGGCGACCAGCCACCGGCTGTCCCGCGTCCCCCTCCACCTCCGCAACAACAACGCCAAGGACTACACGCCGGGGTTCGTCGCCATCGGCCCGCTCCACAGCCGCGAGGACCGGCGCCTCCGCCCCGCCGAGCGGCTCAAGGTGGCGTACCTCAACAGCCTCATCTCCCGCGGCCACCCCGACACGGCGCAACACCTCGCCGTCATCCAGGGGTACATCCGCGTCGTCGCCGCCCGCGAGCAGGAGGCCCGGGCGATGTACGTCGGGGAGGACGTCGCCGAGATTCCCCCCGATGAGTTCATCCAGATGATGGTGCTCGACGGCTGCTTCATCATCGAGCACCTCATCAACGTCGCCACGGGCCACGAGGAGCCGTCGCTGCACGCCACGCCCTTCGGCCCCGCGCAGCTCTCCGTCGACCTCGTCCTCGCCGAGAACCAGATGCCCTTCTTCGTACTCGTTGATCTCATCGCCAGCACCAAGCTGCCGGAGTTCGAGGCCACCGGGTACCCCTCGCCGGTGCTGCTCGTGAAGCTCGTGCTGTACTACCTCGCCGGCGAGAAGGGCCGCGACATGAGCGAGGAGCTGCCGCCGGCCGAGGGGGTCTCCCACGTCCTGCACCTGCTCCACGCGATGATCACCGCGGCGCGGACACGGTgggagccgccgccccgcaccatCCAGGACGGCGCGGTGATAGAGACGGCACAGGAGGCGGCACGGCTGCTGCGCCGCATCCCGCTGCTGCTGTTCGTGCCGCTGCTGTACCCGATCCTCCCCGAGGACAAGAAGTGGAGCGCGAGCTACGGGAAGGAAGACGTGCCGGCGGCGAGCGACCTGAAGCGCATGGGTGTGCAGTTCAAGAAGGCGCGCGCCGGCAGCGGGAGCAAGGCGGTGGCCGGCATCGCGTCGGTGTTGGGGCCCGTGCCGCTCGCGGTGAAGCTGACGCAGCACGAGGACCGGCTCCACCTCCCCCAGCTCCGGGTCGAGTTCCGCACGGCGCCGCTGCTGCTGAATCTGATGGCGTTCGAGCAGTCGGCGTCGGCGTCGATGAAGACGCCGATGGACGTGTCGGCGTACGTGTGCTTCATGGCGAAGATGGTGCAGTCGGCGGAGGACGCGGGGgtgctggcggcggcggaggtggtgCAGCAGCACGGCGGCGCGGGCAACGAGACCAAGGAGGCCGTGGCGAGGTTCTTCCGGACGATGGGCGTCgcgagcgaggcggcggccggcggcgagctGCTGGTGACGAGCTACCTCTGCGTGCTGCTGGAGAAGCTGCGGGAGCGGAGCCGCCACCCGCTGTACGTCATGTGGGCCGACGTGCAGCGGAACTACTTCACGCTGCCGTGGGCCGTCGTCATCGAGGTCGTCGCGCTCGTCACCTTCGTCTCCACCATGGTCCAGACCTACACCTCCGTCAAGTACCACAGCTGA